From a region of the Mauremys mutica isolate MM-2020 ecotype Southern chromosome 12, ASM2049712v1, whole genome shotgun sequence genome:
- the LOC123346875 gene encoding olfactory receptor 10A7-like: MYFFLGNLSCLEICYTSTILPRMLASFLTGNKTISVVGCITQYYFVGFLAGTECYLLAVMSYDRYLAICKPLHYATLMNGSFCLQLAAGSWISALLASSTVILMMLQLTFCGPNEIDHFFCEFTQIINLCRNDIYQMELLITILSALFTLPPFALTGTSYVCIISTILRIPSTTRRQKAFSTCSSHLIVVTIFYGTLIIVYLLPKNNTLRDLNKVFSVFYTILTPIANPFIYSLRNKEVKEALRKKMPVNV; this comes from the coding sequence atgtacttcttcctcggGAACTTGTCTTGCTTGGAGATCTGTTACACCTCGACCATCCTCCCCAGGATGCTGGCCAGTTTCCTGACTGGGAACAAGACCATTTCTGTTGTTGGCTGCATCACACAATATTACTTTGTTGGCTTCCTTGCAGGCACCGAGTGTTATCTCCTGGCagtgatgtcttatgatcggtaccTAGCGATATGCAAACCACTGCATTATGCAACCCTTATGAATGGCAGTTTCTGCCTCCAGCTAGCAGCTGGGTCTTGGATAAGTGCGTTGCTAGCTAGTTCCACAGTAATTCTTATGATGTTACAATTAACTTTCTGCGGCCCCAATGAAATTGATCATTTTTTCTGTGAATTTACACAAATAATAAATCTCTGCCGCAACGACATCTACCAAATGGAGCTTTTAATTACCATTCTGTCTGCTTTATTCACCCTGCCCCCATTTGCTTTAACTGGGACATCCTACGTGTGTATCATCTCCACCATCTTGCgaatcccttccaccaccagaAGGCAAAAGGCATTTtctacctgctcctctcacctcatcgtggtgacaattttctatggGACCCTGATCATTGTGTATCTGCTACCAAAAAACAACACACTCAGAGACCTCaacaaagtgttctctgtctTCTACACAATTCTGACTCCTATTGCCAATCCCTTCatatacagcctgagaaacaaagaggtgAAAGAGGCTCTGAGAAAAAAAATGCCAGTAAATGTGTAA
- the LOC123346877 gene encoding olfactory receptor 10A7-like encodes MAGTDLRNQTFSKEFILLGFGNLPQLQILLFLPFLVIYIVTMDGNILIVALVMADQYLHTPMYFFLGNLSCLETCCASTILPRMLASFLTGDRTISVQAYIVQLDFFGSVVAVKCCLLSVMSYYRYLAICKPLQYVALMNGRLCFWLAAGSWVSGFVACTITECWISQMIFRGPNEIDHFFCDYNPLVKLSCSGTSLMALVTFLFSSILTLPPFLLTLASYMRIIATIQTIPSTTGRQKAFSIFSSHLIVVTLYHGTLIIVHLLPDTNTLRDLHKVFSVFYTVLTPLVNPLIYSLRNKEVKEAFRKAVSEIMNFMTNSKLFCM; translated from the coding sequence ATGGCAGGCACAGACTTGAGAAATCAAACGTTCAGCAAAGAATTCATCCTCCTAGGATTCGGGAATCTCCCTCAACTGCAGATTCTTCTCTTCCTGCCgtttctagtgatctacattGTGACCATGGACGGGAACATCCTCATTGTTGCACTAGTTATGGCTGATCAGTACCTTCACactcccatgtacttcttcctggggaacttgtcctgcttggaaaCCTGCTGTGCCTcaaccatcctgcccaggatgctggccagtttcctgactggggacagaaccatttctgtCCAGGCCTATATTGTGCAACTTGATTTCTTTGGTTCTGTGGTAGCTGTGAAATGTTGTCTCTTATCAGTGATGTCTTATTATCGTTATTTAGCAATATGCAAACCACTGCAGTATGTAGCCCTTATGAATGGCAGGCTCTGCTTCTGGCTGGCAGCTGGGTCTTGGGTAAGTGGTTTTGTGGCTTGCACCATCACTGAATGTTGGATATCACAAATGATTTTTCGTGGccccaatgaaattgaccatttcttttgtgattacAACCCATTAGTAAAactgtcctgcagtggcaccagccTGATGGCTCTTGTGACCTTCCTGTTCTCCTCCATATTAACACTGCCCCCCTTTCTATTAACCCTGGCATCCTACATGCGTATCATCGCCACCATCCAGACAATTCCTTCCACCACCGGGAGGCAAAAGGCATTTTCCATCTTCTcttctcacctcattgtggttaCACTCTACCATGGCACACTAATCATTGTCCATCTTCTACCAGACACCAACACACTGAGAGACCTGCACAAAGTGTTCTCTGTCTTCTACACTGTCCTGACTCCCTTGGtcaatcccctcatctacagcctgagaaacaaagaggtcAAGGAGGCCTTCAGAAAAGCTGTTAGCGAGATTATGAATTTCATGACAAATAGCAAACTATTTTGTATGTAA
- the LOC123346878 gene encoding olfactory receptor 14A16-like, which produces MANQTTVSEFFLMGVSRNRKLQILHFMVFLAIYLAAFMGNLLIITTISLDHHLHTPMYFFLKNLSFLDICFISVTIPKSFINSLMNSQVISFQGCVAQLFLFLSFIETELLFLTIMAYDRYIAICNPLNYTVIVNKTACRKLACGSWLGGGVYSALNTASTFSLPFCGSLINQFFCDIPPLLKLSCSHPNISETVLIAFGVCVALCCFAFITVSYIHIFSTVLKIPSVEGRHKAFSTCLPHLIVVTLFLGTGIFSYMMPTSDSAFEQYLVAVFYSVVPPLINPIIYSLRNQEIKMALGRVLRKILLQKKAMNTPF; this is translated from the coding sequence ATGGCCAATCAAACTACTGTGAGTGAATTCTTTCTCATGGGAGTCTCCAGGAATCGGAagctgcagattttacacttTATGGTCTTTCTGGCAATTTACCTAGCTGCTTTCATGGGaaatcttctcatcatcacaaCCATAAGTCTTGACCACCACCTACACactcccatgtacttcttcctgaaaAACCTATCCTTCTTGGATATTTGTTTCATTTCAGTCACCATCCCCAAGTCCTTCATCAACTCCCTCATGAACAGCCAGGTTATTTCTTTCCAAGGATGTGTAGCTcaattgtttttatttctttcattCATAGAGACAGAGCTTTTATTCCTCACCATTATGGCTTATGACCGTTACATTGCCATCTGCAACCCTCTGAATTATACAGTAATTGTGAACAAGACAGCATGCCGCAAGCTAGCATGTGGCTCATGGCTGGGTGGTGGTGTCTATTCTGCTTTGAACACTGCTAGCACATTTTCACTACCCTTCTGTGGGTCCCTTATCAACCAGTTCTTTTGCGATATTCCCCCATTACTGAAATTGTCTTGCTCCCATCCTAACATCAGTGAGACTGTCCTGATTGCATTTGGTGTATGTGTAGCTTTATGCTGCTTTGCTTTCATAACCGTATCTTATATTCACATTTTCTCTACTGTGCTAAAAATCCCTTCGGTGGAGGGGCGTCACAAAGCTTTCTCcacctgcctgcctcacctcatAGTTGTCACGTTATTCCTTGGTACCGGCATCTTTTCATACATGATGCCAACTTCTGACTCTGCATTCGAACAGTACCTAGTGGCTGTGTTTTATTCTGTGGTGCCCCCGCTGATTAATCCCATCATCTATAGCTTGAGAAACCAGGAGATAAAAATGGCTCTTGGAAGAGTTTTAAGGAAGATTCTCCTTCAGAAAAAAGCAATGAACACCCCTTTCTGA
- the LOC123346045 gene encoding olfactory receptor 5V1-like, protein MANETAPTEFIIMGFSNLQQLQFLLFSVFLVTYLCTLVGNISIIMIVCTDPRLRNPMYFFLGNLSFLDICYTTTNVPQMLVHLLAERKRISYAGCITQLYFFLSFVGTECILLAVMAYDRYVAICNPLHYLVIMRKALCLKLAGACWASGFLNSVVHTFFTFRLPFCGANQLNYFFCDIPPLLKLSCGDTSLNEVILLTIGVFIGWTPFLCIVLSYVYIISTILKIRSTEGRLKAFSTCASHLTIVLLYYGSSIFTYVRPISSYSLDNDRLISVLYSIVTPMMNPLIYTLRNKDVKGGLRKVFMGKL, encoded by the coding sequence ATGGCAAATGAAACTGCCCCGACTGAATTCATCATCATGGGGTTCTCCAacctccagcagctgcagttcttgCTCTTTAGTGTCTTCTTGGTCACCTACCTCTGCACTCTGGTGGGGAACATCTCCATCATCATGATTGTCTGCACAGATCCCCGGCTCCGCaaccccatgtacttcttcctgggaaaTCTCTCTTTCCTGGACATCTGCTACACCACCACCAATGTCCCCCAGATGTTGGTGCACCTGTTGGCAGAGAGGAAGAGGATCAGCTATGCAGGATGCATCACGCAActctatttttttctctcctttgtgGGCACAGAGTGCATCCTCCTGGCTGTGATGGCTTATGACCGCTATGTGGCGATATGCAACCCCTTGCACTACTTGGTTATCATGAGGAAAGCTCTCTGCCTCAAGCTAGCTGGTGCCTGCTGGGCCAGTGGCTTCCTCAACTCTGTGGTGCACACATTTTTCACCTTCCGGCTGCCTTTCTGTGGGGCCAATCAGCTCAACTACTTCTTCTGTGACATCCCACCCCTCCTCAAACTCTCCTGTGGGGACACCTCCCTCAATGAGGTCATCCTGCTCACCATTGGGGTCTTCATTGGGTGGACCCCGTTCCTGTGCATAGTCCTGTCTTATGTCtacatcatctccaccatcctgaagATACGTTCCACAGAGGGGAGACTCAAAGCTTTCTCCACCTGCGCGTCCCACCTGACCATCGTCCTGCTGTACTACGGAAGCTCCATCTTCACTTATGTCCGGCCCATCTCCAGCTACTCGCTGGACAATGACAGACTGATCTCGGTGCTTTACAGCATAGTAACCCCCATGATGAATCCACTGATCTACACCCTGAGGAACAAGGATGTGAAGGGGGGTCTGAGAAAAGTTTTCATGGGGAAATTGTGA